TGCCATTGATTCGAATCAGCTGTTCTTCGATGGCTGGAGAGTTCCTAAAGAGGATCTCATTGGCGAGGTCGACAATGGATTCAAAATGATCATGCATGGAATGAATGCTGAACGAATTCTCATTGGTGCCGAGGCTCTTGGATTAGGATATGCTGCTCTCCGTAAAGCATCCATCTACGCCCAAGAACGATCTGTTTTCGGCCGGCCCATTGGACAAAACCAAGCCATCCAGCACCCTCTAGCCGAGAGTTGGATGCAGCTCGAAGCGGCCAGACTCATGATATATCAGGCCGCTAAACTCTATGATGCCGGCCATGCCACCGGCGAATATGCCAACGCTGCCAAATAcctggcagcagaagcagcctTCCACGCCTGTGAACGAGCCATCATGGTCCACGGCGGCATGGGCTACGCCAAAGAGTACCACGTCGAAAGATACCTCCGCGAAGTCTTCATCCCGCGAATCGCCCCCGTCTCCCGCGAAATGATCTTCAACTACATCGGCGAGCGAGTCCTCGGCCTGCCTAAAAGTAAATAAATCCCTGCATGTGCAGGGTCCCGTCCCTGCGTACACTATCTTTCTAATACACAAATTCCCTCTCACGGATACCGGACTCGGTCCTACGGGTTGCAGAGGGTgcacgctgcctccggcggctggggctccgccccagaccccgcggctcctctcgctacgctcgagtcggtccgtctacggtcccagcagtctcctgcgaagcaggagcaaccagggtctggggcggagccccagcagccggaggcacgggGCCCCAAGTGTCAACACTGCGGCTTGTGCGGCGTATGTGTGTAGGGTAGGGagagtgaaatttcaaaatttgAAGTGTCTGCATGAGTTGAAGTTGACGGGAGAGCAGTGGTTCGACATCCAGTTAAGTGTGTCGTGGGCTTGTATTGACATGTCTTGGTTGGTTAGAGGCGGCCGGGTGCCGGTGAATGGGATTCTGCGGAATTCGACGGCGTTGAGCAGAGGTGTTCAGAGTGGTTGTGGGCCATTAGCATTTAATTTTACAAGAGGGTTTACAGCCGACAGCGGTCTGCGACAGAAAGAGCAGCAGGGTGGAAGCTTGTTTGGCGAGGTGTCTGAATATAAAGAGTCGGCCGACTCGAGGCTGGCACAGTTATCACATCGGACTCAAGTCGAGGAGAAGCCCGCCGAGGGCGAAGAGGTTCCTGCATACAAGAAACCTCTGGACAAACTCACTAACCGTGATTTGTTGACTGATCCCGAGGTCCAGGAGTTTGTCAACCCCCCAGCACAAACTGCCGCAGAGAAACTGCTGTCGCCACTGAAACGCGAACTTTATACCAAGGCTTTAGAGCTCAATGGTGGTAAATACGTGCCCAACCAGATCATCAAACTGGATAACGGCAAATCGTATCAACTCAATCTcacaaaagaagaactaCAGGTATTAACACCATCGGTATATCTTCACTCATATCGAATCAAATCATCCCTTAAGAAGACTTATGTGTTTCTGCGAATGTTACGAGGAATGGATCTCAACAAAGCCATTACTCAATGTCATTTCAGTCCAAAGCATGTGGCCCGAGACGTTGGTGAAATGCTGACTAGAGGTTTACAACAGGCCAAGGATCTGAAATTGGATCCTAATGAACTTTATGTCGAGCAAATTTGGGTGGGAAAAGATGGTACTAATATCAAGCGTCTTGAGTTCAAGGGCAGGGGCCGTGTAGGAACCATCACTCATAAATGGGTCCATGTCAAGGCCATCTTACGTCATGTGTCTTATCGCGAGGAAAAGACCGCTGCCAAGGTCGCTAAGGTCGATAACAAACAGGTCTGGCAACAGCTCAAGTCCAGACCCGTTCACTACGTCCTCGACAACACTTACAAGTGGTAACGCCTGGGCTATGGTGCATAGTAGCATTAATATCTGTAAATAGAAGACATCCATGAAGCATACTGTCTGGGacgggtctgcctccggcggctggggctctgccccagaccccgtggctcctctcgctacgctcgagtcgtagCGTGGGGAATGGCCAGTGCTACTGGTAGAGTTGGGTCTGTGAGGGGAGGGTAGAGAGGTGTTGGAGGCTGGGCCACTGACACCAAGGTATGGTTTCCTGTTTGTTATAGCGGTCATTAAATTTTATTGTATCGGTCGTTTATGTGCTATGATGTGATGTGGTCGGTTACTCGTCGTCGTAGCCAGTGAGGTTACGGTCTCTGGGTCTATTGGGGATGGGGTAGCTCGTGGGCACATGAGGGGCATTGTCAAACAGATATTTTCTTCTGAGAGGGGTGGCAAATAATGCCAAAGCTGGTCCTACGATGCCAAGCCCGAGCGATACCACGATAGCTGGCCGAGTATGCATAGCATATCGAATGTACTGGAGTGTCTGTTAGTATCCTTCTCAACTATAGACCCTCGTTTCTTGCCTCAGCTGTCGCTCTGGTTACTATATTTTCAACTTACTCTGAAAGGTTGACTGAAAAACTGGGGGATTGTACCGTTAaccattttgtttttgtctGTTAATGAGCCACAGTGCTGATTCTATTGCCTGGATTCACTATGTGCGTAAAAGTCGTGAACTAAATTGGATAATAGTGATTGGGCAAAAATGTGTGCATGAGCCGCTACACTGCGGCTTGTGGGGCGCCATTTCTCTAGTATCTTGCTTCTGCCATTACGCTCCCAAAAATTACTGTAACCttgtttctttcttttttttatggTTCTCTAGTTTGTGGTATCTTTAGAGGTCGAATATTTTAACTCTGAGTACTAGTTTAGTAGTACAGATTATTTACTCAATATTTCCTCAGAAGTCTTGCAGGACAGTATGTACACAGTATTGAACTCATATAAGTTTATCGTTTCTATAAAACATCGGTATTATTCCACATAAACAACCTTACTAGCTGTTATCAAGATTAGTTGACTGTGTTTACCccaaaaaatgaaaatatgattgatattgataataCTTAGTACTTAAACTCAGTAGAATCAGCTGCACATTTTGAAAAACTCTTGACTAATCTCTTATCTAATCAGTTAACTGGCGATCGATGCAGTATGGAATTGAGATGTTTCCGATTTCGAGAATACAGATGGTGGGAGTATAACAAATACAGTAGATAGCATCACTTTAAACCCCGACCTGAGGCATATACAGGTAACCGATAAACCAAGCTATACAATAGCCACAGTTTAAACACGCATTTCCACAGCTTAGTTAGTATCAACATTGAATTCGAATATTAGCAGCTACTTGCCATACAAACCCATACATCTAT
This is a stretch of genomic DNA from Sugiyamaella lignohabitans strain CBS 10342 chromosome C, complete sequence. It encodes these proteins:
- the MRPL22 gene encoding mitochondrial 54S ribosomal protein YmL22 (Mitochondrial ribosomal protein of the large subunit; GO_component: GO:0015934 - large ribosomal subunit [Evidence IEA]; GO_component: GO:0005762 - mitochondrial large ribosomal subunit [Evidence IPI] [PMID 12392552]; GO_component: GO:0005739 - mitochondrion [Evidence IEA,IEA]; GO_component: GO:0005739 - mitochondrion [Evidence IDA] [PMID 16823961]; GO_component: GO:0030529 - ribonucleoprotein complex [Evidence IEA]; GO_component: GO:0005840 - ribosome [Evidence IEA,IEA]; GO_function: GO:0003735 - structural constituent of ribosome [Evidence IEA]; GO_function: GO:0003735 - structural constituent of ribosome [Evidence IPI] [PMID 12392552]; GO_process: GO:0032543 - mitochondrial translation [Evidence IC] [PMID 12392552]; GO_process: GO:0006412 - translation [Evidence IEA]), translated to MSWLVRGGRVPVNGILRNSTALSRGVQSGCGPLAFNFTRGFTADSGLRQKEQQGGSLFGEVSEYKESADSRLAQLSHRTQVEEKPAEGEEVPAYKKPLDKLTNRDLLTDPEVQEFVNPPAQTAAEKLLSPLKRELYTKALELNGGKYVPNQIIKLDNGKSYQLNLTKEELQVLTPSVYLHSYRIKSSLKKTYVFLRMLRGMDLNKAITQCHFSPKHVARDVGEMLTRGLQQAKDLKLDPNELYVEQIWVGKDGTNIKRLEFKGRGRVGTITHKWVHVKAILRHVSYREEKTAAKVAKVDNKQVWQQLKSRPVHYVLDNTYKW